The following are encoded in a window of Bacillus sp. es.036 genomic DNA:
- a CDS encoding DUF948 domain-containing protein codes for MVIVYISIGIVVLSIIYLGYIAVKNMKETKKSLTDLSETAARFQEKVDQINEETTKLTTTAASISEGIQTKKETVQSVIQTAKSSPEPFKNLVSSIKNTPNPQRETRDSQLVEVGDQLIDLWGRYRVKRKSKHAE; via the coding sequence ATGGTTATTGTCTACATTAGCATCGGCATTGTTGTTCTTTCTATTATTTATTTAGGATACATAGCAGTTAAGAATATGAAAGAAACAAAAAAATCATTAACGGATTTATCAGAAACAGCAGCTAGGTTTCAAGAAAAAGTTGATCAAATTAATGAGGAAACAACTAAGCTAACGACAACGGCAGCATCAATTTCTGAAGGAATTCAGACTAAGAAAGAGACCGTTCAAAGCGTTATTCAAACAGCTAAATCCTCACCAGAACCCTTTAAAAATCTTGTGTCTTCCATTAAGAATACGCCCAATCCGCAGCGTGAAACAAGAGATTCACAATTAGTTGAAGTAGGTGATCAGCTTATTGATTTATGGGGTAGATACCGCGTGAAGCGTAAATCCAAACACGCTGAGTAA
- a CDS encoding GNAT family N-acetyltransferase gives MEKFPELSTKRLRLRELRESDAPVLLSIFSNPHTMRYYGSEKMTGIEEIEGMLMSFKQGFEKKQAIRFGIELKETGELIGTCGFHNWAKRVNRIEMGYELNQEKEGKGYMSEALSAMIPFAFQQLNIHRIGALIHPNNDSSRKLVKNLGFREEGVLRDYVYTGGVYMDLIMYSILTKEWYKA, from the coding sequence TTGGAAAAATTCCCAGAGTTATCAACAAAGCGACTACGATTAAGAGAATTAAGAGAATCAGATGCTCCTGTTCTCCTATCTATATTTTCAAATCCGCACACAATGAGGTACTATGGTAGCGAAAAAATGACAGGGATTGAAGAAATAGAAGGAATGTTAATGAGTTTCAAACAAGGATTTGAAAAAAAACAGGCTATCCGTTTTGGAATTGAGTTAAAAGAGACTGGAGAATTAATTGGGACCTGTGGGTTTCATAACTGGGCAAAACGGGTGAATCGCATAGAAATGGGATATGAATTAAATCAAGAAAAAGAAGGCAAAGGATATATGTCTGAAGCACTTTCAGCCATGATTCCGTTCGCCTTTCAACAACTGAATATTCACCGAATTGGAGCATTAATTCACCCAAATAACGATTCTTCGAGAAAGCTTGTGAAAAATCTAGGATTTCGTGAAGAAGGTGTTTTGAGGGATTATGTGTATACAGGAGGAGTGTATATGGATTTGATTATGTACTCAATCCTAACAAAAGAATGGTACAAAGCTTAG
- a CDS encoding DUF2254 domain-containing protein: protein MEHNKFKRIQSSFWFIPTFYGVGAFLAAILTLVIDRTVIQGQPVFLPYFFFATYDTSVTILSTLVSSMLTMTTITFSTIMVVLTTYLSNFSPRTLQNFITDRITKRVLGIFVGGIIYFIILLLLIEQSSQDDVVYLSPVFAVIYAIVCVAYFVFFIHHVSNWILVGNLIHHITMNTLTTIDRTFLDFEEANQGNLASWDSWELDEIKMKKSISIRSTKSGYLQNIDLPDLISTATKLDFIIRLERDIGEYVDEGTVIFSYWSSSDQNPNQQVLLNTLSLGTERTTDQDIEYGIQKLVEIALRAISPGINDPNTAINCINRLGRVLSRLGQKHIPHPLYHDAKKNLRVITRPITYDTYLYKSFYQIRHYAKEDVSVLGSILHSLVLAADGNKHDTHETIWEFGQFVIRGFDPKVLDKFDHRYINEKLERLAKATGFQDAYQPISHK from the coding sequence ATGGAGCATAATAAGTTTAAGCGAATCCAATCAAGCTTCTGGTTTATCCCAACATTCTATGGGGTAGGGGCGTTTCTTGCTGCCATTTTAACTCTGGTTATTGATCGTACAGTTATTCAAGGGCAGCCTGTTTTTCTTCCCTATTTTTTCTTTGCCACCTATGACACAAGTGTCACGATCTTAAGCACGCTCGTTTCCTCTATGTTAACAATGACTACCATTACGTTTTCAACCATAATGGTTGTTCTTACAACGTACCTATCTAACTTCTCACCAAGAACCCTACAAAATTTCATTACAGATCGCATTACAAAAAGAGTACTTGGTATTTTCGTTGGAGGCATTATTTATTTTATTATACTTCTTCTTTTAATTGAACAAAGCAGTCAAGATGATGTGGTCTATCTCTCACCCGTTTTCGCCGTTATCTATGCCATTGTCTGTGTAGCTTATTTTGTATTCTTCATCCATCACGTTTCAAATTGGATTCTTGTCGGCAATTTAATTCACCACATTACAATGAACACATTGACCACAATTGATCGTACTTTTCTAGACTTTGAAGAGGCTAATCAGGGTAACCTTGCTTCGTGGGACTCCTGGGAATTAGATGAGATTAAGATGAAAAAATCGATTTCAATCCGCTCAACAAAATCAGGGTATTTACAAAATATCGATTTACCTGATTTAATTTCAACTGCTACAAAACTTGATTTTATCATTCGACTTGAACGTGATATTGGAGAGTATGTTGATGAAGGAACAGTCATTTTTTCCTACTGGTCTTCTTCAGATCAGAATCCCAATCAACAGGTTCTACTTAACACACTCTCTCTTGGAACAGAACGAACGACCGATCAAGATATTGAATATGGCATCCAAAAGCTTGTTGAAATAGCCTTAAGAGCAATTTCACCTGGAATTAATGACCCAAACACAGCCATTAACTGCATTAACCGATTAGGAAGAGTATTATCACGCCTTGGGCAAAAACACATCCCTCATCCTCTCTACCATGATGCCAAAAAGAACTTAAGGGTGATTACAAGGCCAATCACATATGATACGTACCTTTATAAAAGCTTCTATCAGATCAGACATTATGCGAAGGAAGATGTATCCGTTCTAGGATCGATTCTACACTCGTTAGTGTTAGCTGCTGATGGAAACAAACACGATACGCACGAAACCATCTGGGAGTTTGGGCAATTCGTTATTAGAGGATTTGATCCTAAAGTTCTCGATAAGTTTGATCATCGCTATATTAATGAAAAACTTGAAAGACTAGCGAAGGCGACAGGTTTTCAAGATGCTTATCAGCCGATATCACACAAATAG
- a CDS encoding KGG domain-containing protein, translating to MANNSNNSNDNMSREEAGRKGGNKTSREHNKDFYQDIGQKGGEKTAKEHDQEFYQEIGEKGGNKTAREHDKEFFEEIGEKGGKKTAREHDKEFYQEIGQKGGEQTSKNQDKEFYEEIGKKGGKKSDNN from the coding sequence ATGGCTAACAATAGTAATAACAGTAATGACAACATGAGTAGAGAAGAAGCAGGGCGTAAAGGCGGAAACAAAACATCTAGAGAACATAACAAAGATTTTTATCAAGATATTGGACAAAAAGGTGGAGAAAAGACAGCTAAGGAACATGATCAAGAGTTCTATCAAGAAATAGGCGAAAAAGGTGGCAACAAAACGGCTCGTGAACATGACAAAGAGTTCTTTGAAGAAATAGGTGAAAAAGGCGGTAAGAAAACAGCTAGAGAGCACGATAAAGAGTTTTATCAGGAAATAGGCCAAAAAGGCGGAGAACAAACGTCCAAAAATCAAGATAAGGAATTTTACGAAGAAATAGGTAAAAAGGGCGGTAAGAAGAGCGATAACAATTGA
- a CDS encoding AIM24 family protein, whose amino-acid sequence MNRYSIEEFVKSTEQKDKGEGFFELETQRMLEVNLSGRVWAKAGAMITYNGQIKFEREGILEHGLGKMFKKALTGEGASLMKAEGSGKLYLADAGKKISILHLQNGESISVNGNDLLAFEDGIQWDIKMMKRITGMMAGGLFNVTCQGPGMVAITSHYEPLTIRVSPGKPVITDPNATVAWSGQLQPDFQTDLSLKSFFGRGSGESVQMRFEGDGFVVVQPYEEVYMQNNQG is encoded by the coding sequence ATGAATCGTTATTCGATCGAAGAATTTGTAAAGTCTACAGAACAAAAGGATAAGGGAGAAGGCTTTTTTGAACTAGAAACACAACGTATGCTAGAAGTGAACTTATCAGGAAGAGTTTGGGCAAAAGCGGGCGCAATGATTACTTACAATGGTCAAATTAAGTTCGAAAGAGAAGGAATTCTTGAACACGGTCTAGGGAAAATGTTCAAAAAAGCACTCACAGGTGAAGGCGCTTCTTTGATGAAGGCAGAAGGAAGTGGGAAGCTTTATCTTGCCGATGCAGGGAAGAAGATATCCATTCTTCATTTGCAAAACGGAGAATCAATCAGTGTAAATGGGAATGATCTTCTTGCATTTGAAGATGGGATCCAGTGGGATATCAAAATGATGAAACGGATAACAGGAATGATGGCTGGTGGATTATTTAATGTTACCTGTCAGGGCCCAGGAATGGTCGCAATTACAAGTCATTATGAACCTCTTACAATTCGAGTTTCACCAGGGAAACCAGTCATTACCGATCCAAATGCAACTGTAGCCTGGTCTGGCCAATTGCAGCCGGATTTTCAAACAGATCTTTCCTTAAAGTCTTTTTTTGGAAGAGGGAGCGGTGAGTCTGTTCAAATGAGATTCGAAGGAGACGGTTTTGTGGTCGTTCAGCCTTATGAAGAAGTATATATGCAAAACAATCAGGGGTAA
- a CDS encoding GNAT family N-acetyltransferase has translation MSFSLKESELKAGVKLLDGRPFYLSLEGIEKLKEEEVIESLLDRLDIALKSNEVNQVSITLDRFFTKGSQLLEKKYYFLQSTTIEYYKKFQLEKMVANYNRSITYEQVGEAIIEDFLSMWELCSKGSLNSPSKHSIRVQYEAMKQEIGKQYKTSCFSVYWDDKPLGIVIPIIEPGTNEEGRLFYMGILPEWRGKGLGTPLHQLGLALLQEKGATYYIGSTGIENKPMQQIFRNNNCKRIFQAVTYVKESPKRETYHNMLKEVKYSY, from the coding sequence ATGTCATTTTCATTGAAAGAGAGTGAACTCAAAGCAGGTGTGAAATTACTTGATGGCCGACCTTTCTATCTTTCGTTAGAGGGAATTGAAAAATTGAAAGAAGAAGAGGTCATTGAATCATTGTTGGATCGATTGGATATTGCGTTAAAATCCAATGAAGTAAACCAAGTTTCAATTACGCTGGATCGTTTTTTTACAAAAGGAAGTCAGCTGTTAGAAAAAAAATATTATTTTTTACAGTCTACAACGATCGAATACTATAAAAAATTTCAATTGGAAAAAATGGTTGCGAATTATAATCGTAGTATTACGTATGAACAGGTCGGAGAGGCGATAATTGAGGATTTTCTTTCGATGTGGGAGTTATGTTCGAAGGGATCGCTCAATTCACCTTCTAAGCATTCTATTCGCGTTCAATATGAGGCGATGAAGCAGGAGATTGGAAAGCAGTACAAAACAAGCTGTTTTAGTGTCTATTGGGATGACAAGCCATTAGGCATAGTGATTCCTATTATTGAACCTGGTACAAATGAAGAGGGAAGACTGTTTTATATGGGCATTTTACCAGAATGGCGTGGTAAAGGACTTGGAACGCCTTTACATCAACTTGGATTAGCATTATTGCAAGAAAAAGGGGCTACTTATTATATCGGCAGTACAGGCATTGAGAATAAACCAATGCAGCAAATATTTCGCAATAATAATTGCAAACGAATTTTCCAGGCAGTTACCTATGTGAAAGAGAGTCCAAAACGCGAAACTTATCATAATATGCTGAAGGAAGTAAAATATTCCTATTGA
- a CDS encoding histidine phosphatase family protein — protein sequence MKSIYLVRHCQATGQEPSASLTKEGRNQATKLAQTLGSISFDKLYSSPFRRAVQSIEPLALQLDKAITLDDRLEERKLSGNPIDNWLEELEKTFRDLSYTVPGGESSQEATSRGIAAISEAIHHTKEYAVLMTHGNLLTLMLHHFDPTYDFKAWKALRNPEIYCLHFQNGEIDSIENVTLIEDTP from the coding sequence ATGAAAAGTATATATCTCGTCAGACACTGCCAGGCGACTGGCCAGGAACCAAGTGCTTCATTAACAAAAGAAGGACGTAACCAGGCTACAAAGCTAGCTCAAACTCTTGGATCTATCTCGTTTGATAAATTGTATAGTTCTCCTTTTAGACGTGCCGTCCAGTCGATAGAGCCACTTGCACTTCAATTAGATAAAGCGATTACCTTGGATGATCGACTAGAGGAAAGAAAGTTATCTGGAAACCCAATTGACAATTGGCTAGAAGAATTAGAGAAAACTTTCAGAGACCTTTCTTATACCGTTCCAGGTGGCGAATCAAGTCAGGAAGCTACGTCAAGAGGCATTGCTGCGATAAGTGAGGCTATTCACCACACAAAAGAATATGCCGTCCTGATGACTCATGGAAACCTGTTAACCTTAATGCTACATCACTTCGATCCAACGTACGATTTCAAGGCTTGGAAAGCTCTTAGAAATCCTGAAATTTACTGTCTACATTTTCAAAATGGTGAAATAGACTCTATTGAAAATGTAACATTAATAGAGGATACACCCTAA
- the cls gene encoding cardiolipin synthase: protein MKQARQILFFLLMSTSLSIILFTSLEPIFKWGAGFLYAAILLSILYVLLLEGRSPYKSLLWIYVLIFFPIVGYVFFLFSGQLEVKGHLFKEKRTNGLEFFQKYVNFPASEKWHDLSERNQNFSNLIATMVASPISMRSSTKLLLNGRETFTAIKEEIEKAETYIHMEYYTFRSDELGLSIIDLLIKKAKQGVEVRVLYDSIGSHNLSRASKTALRDVGASVQQFLPIKYGFVNQTVNFRNHRKIIVIDGKAGFVGGLNIGDEYAGDMNSMPFWRDTHLLVKGEVLSALHGVFLMDWSYMSGEELLSRKYLDTYDVEGDGGAQLVASGPDTKRGAMSDLYFSLITSARKRVWIATPYFVPNKAIRTALAMASMRGIEVRLIVPEISDGFLTQYGTRSYFSELLDYGVEIYMYQKGFLHQKIMIVDDDLATIGTANMDMRSLNLNFEVNMFLFQSSTIHDLIEAYQNDLTDSVRVTKDSYSKRGLKHRTKESFARLFSPVL, encoded by the coding sequence ATGAAACAAGCAAGACAAATACTATTCTTTCTTCTTATGTCAACATCCCTTTCAATTATTCTGTTCACTTCTTTAGAGCCTATCTTTAAATGGGGAGCAGGCTTTCTTTATGCCGCTATTTTACTATCTATTTTATACGTTCTATTACTCGAGGGAAGGTCTCCTTATAAATCGCTATTATGGATCTACGTATTGATCTTCTTTCCTATTGTCGGATATGTTTTCTTTTTATTTTCTGGTCAACTGGAAGTAAAAGGGCATTTATTTAAAGAAAAACGAACCAATGGACTGGAGTTTTTTCAGAAGTATGTTAATTTTCCTGCTTCAGAGAAATGGCACGATCTAAGTGAGCGAAATCAAAACTTTTCGAATCTCATTGCTACAATGGTCGCAAGTCCCATTAGTATGCGATCTTCCACGAAACTTTTACTAAATGGGAGAGAAACGTTTACCGCCATTAAAGAAGAAATTGAAAAGGCTGAAACGTATATACACATGGAATATTACACGTTCCGATCAGATGAGCTTGGACTTTCAATCATTGATTTACTTATCAAAAAAGCGAAGCAAGGTGTTGAAGTTCGTGTCCTATATGATTCAATTGGGAGTCACAACCTTTCCCGAGCTTCGAAAACAGCACTAAGGGACGTTGGTGCAAGTGTTCAACAATTTCTACCAATTAAATACGGGTTCGTGAATCAAACCGTTAATTTCCGAAACCATCGTAAAATCATTGTCATTGATGGGAAAGCCGGGTTTGTAGGTGGACTAAATATCGGTGATGAGTATGCTGGAGATATGAATTCAATGCCCTTCTGGCGTGACACTCACCTCCTTGTTAAGGGAGAGGTCCTTTCTGCTCTTCATGGCGTTTTCCTAATGGACTGGTCGTATATGTCTGGAGAAGAATTGCTATCAAGAAAGTACCTTGATACTTATGATGTTGAAGGAGATGGAGGAGCACAGCTGGTTGCAAGTGGACCTGATACGAAAAGAGGCGCTATGTCTGATTTGTATTTCAGCTTAATCACTTCAGCTAGAAAGCGAGTCTGGATTGCAACTCCTTACTTTGTTCCGAATAAAGCCATTCGAACTGCACTAGCCATGGCTTCTATGAGAGGCATCGAAGTTAGACTCATTGTTCCTGAAATAAGTGACGGTTTTCTCACTCAATATGGAACAAGGTCTTACTTTTCAGAGCTTCTTGATTATGGGGTCGAAATTTATATGTATCAAAAAGGATTTTTGCATCAAAAAATTATGATTGTCGATGATGATCTTGCTACAATCGGTACGGCTAATATGGATATGCGCTCTCTAAATTTAAATTTTGAAGTAAACATGTTCTTATTTCAATCAAGTACAATTCATGACTTGATTGAAGCCTATCAAAATGACCTAACCGATTCAGTAAGGGTAACAAAAGATTCTTACAGTAAACGCGGACTTAAACACCGCACAAAAGAATCTTTCGCAAGACTGTTTTCTCCAGTTTTGTAA
- a CDS encoding M48 family metallopeptidase, whose translation MKKRITWIILGFSIYALILGLYLFNWADFGVPEAYRGTAADPATFMTDRQLELSEEYSRYRSFLSFIAIPYEWLIYLAVLGFGLSKLFKQFSEGVSRKSVVVVPLYLLLLTTFTWLLTFPLHYWARSLSVKYGINTQSFSGWMKDEMISFWIDILLTSIVIGVLYALMNRYKKKWWLLAWGLMVPYLAFMMYIQPVVIDPLYNDFTSLTDKALEEEILTMADSADIPADRVFEVNMSEKTNAMNAYVSGIGSNLRIVLWDTTLNKLDDDEVLFIMAHEMGHYVMNHLYGNLVGALVTSFMGLYLAYRLLGAMIRKWGDAWGITSASDLASLPALFLLFSLMSFVASPVELAISRNAEMKADAYAIEMTHDVDAAIGSFQTLTVNSLNEVNPPFIVKYFKYGHPTMMERLIMLNEYEKDAPND comes from the coding sequence ATGAAGAAACGTATAACATGGATCATTCTAGGATTCTCTATTTATGCCCTGATTCTGGGGCTCTATTTATTTAATTGGGCGGATTTTGGAGTACCTGAGGCGTATCGGGGGACAGCAGCAGATCCAGCAACTTTCATGACAGACAGGCAGTTAGAACTATCAGAGGAGTATTCACGTTACAGAAGTTTTTTATCTTTTATCGCAATCCCCTATGAATGGTTAATTTATTTAGCCGTTCTTGGATTTGGCTTATCAAAGCTGTTTAAGCAATTTAGTGAAGGGGTTTCTAGAAAAAGTGTCGTTGTAGTTCCTCTTTATTTGCTTCTACTTACGACGTTTACATGGTTGCTCACATTTCCTCTGCATTATTGGGCGAGATCACTTTCAGTTAAATACGGCATTAACACTCAATCGTTCTCTGGGTGGATGAAAGATGAAATGATTTCATTTTGGATCGATATTCTGCTAACTTCCATCGTTATCGGTGTTTTGTATGCATTAATGAACCGTTATAAGAAAAAGTGGTGGCTGTTGGCGTGGGGGCTAATGGTTCCGTACCTTGCCTTTATGATGTACATTCAACCAGTTGTCATAGATCCTTTATATAATGATTTTACTTCCCTAACAGATAAAGCACTAGAAGAAGAAATTCTTACAATGGCGGATAGTGCTGACATTCCAGCTGATCGAGTATTTGAAGTAAACATGTCAGAGAAAACAAACGCAATGAATGCCTATGTATCTGGTATTGGTTCAAATTTAAGAATTGTTCTTTGGGATACCACTCTGAATAAGCTAGATGATGATGAAGTGCTGTTTATAATGGCTCATGAAATGGGTCATTATGTGATGAATCATTTATATGGAAATTTAGTTGGTGCACTCGTTACGAGCTTTATGGGATTGTATCTCGCATACAGGCTTCTAGGAGCGATGATTCGAAAATGGGGTGATGCCTGGGGAATTACCTCAGCATCAGATCTTGCATCCTTACCAGCATTATTCCTGCTTTTTTCACTTATGTCTTTCGTTGCTAGTCCTGTTGAGCTAGCGATTTCTCGTAACGCCGAAATGAAAGCAGATGCGTATGCTATCGAAATGACTCATGATGTTGATGCCGCAATTGGGTCTTTTCAAACGTTGACTGTAAACAGCTTAAATGAAGTGAATCCGCCATTTATCGTAAAATACTTTAAATATGGTCATCCTACGATGATGGAACGACTAATTATGTTAAATGAATACGAAAAGGACGCTCCCAATGACTAA
- a CDS encoding DUF2188 domain-containing protein — protein MKEYTVAPNKDVTGWYVKIEDVAPTDLYDMRSTAIEKAEELAKGDSPSRLLILNDQHEVEEERTF, from the coding sequence ATGAAGGAATATACAGTAGCACCAAATAAAGATGTTACAGGTTGGTACGTTAAAATTGAGGACGTTGCTCCAACGGATCTTTACGATATGCGTTCAACTGCTATTGAAAAGGCGGAAGAACTTGCGAAAGGTGATTCCCCAAGTCGCCTACTAATTCTTAATGATCAGCACGAAGTTGAAGAAGAACGAACATTTTAA
- a CDS encoding redoxin domain-containing protein: MNKKARMKMIKKFVLIVLAVALGWGIYNTVIADPSVGTEVGDQAADFTLETMEGKEVGLSDYEGQPVFLNFWATWCPPCEEEMPDIQQFSDEYGEEVAVLSVNFTKFEPNKEAIPKFVESHNLTFPILMDREGKVGENLYQVISMPTSFMIDREGVIRQKRVGPLTLKDMEGWLDQVK, translated from the coding sequence ATGAATAAAAAAGCCAGAATGAAAATGATTAAGAAGTTTGTGTTGATTGTTCTTGCGGTTGCACTTGGATGGGGTATCTATAATACTGTGATTGCTGATCCAAGTGTTGGTACTGAGGTTGGTGATCAGGCGGCAGATTTTACCCTTGAGACGATGGAAGGCAAAGAAGTCGGCCTTTCAGATTATGAAGGACAACCTGTTTTCTTGAACTTCTGGGCAACCTGGTGTCCACCATGTGAAGAAGAAATGCCTGATATTCAACAATTTTCAGATGAATATGGGGAAGAAGTAGCGGTATTATCCGTGAATTTCACTAAGTTTGAACCCAATAAGGAAGCCATTCCCAAATTTGTGGAATCACATAACTTAACATTCCCGATTCTTATGGATCGAGAAGGCAAAGTTGGGGAGAATCTTTATCAAGTTATTTCAATGCCAACGTCATTCATGATTGATCGTGAAGGAGTTATTCGGCAGAAACGAGTAGGTCCGTTGACGTTAAAAGACATGGAAGGATGGCTTGATCAAGTAAAATGA
- a CDS encoding YueI family protein, whose protein sequence is MNEEIKKVLDAGIYGTPELKPAEKALFLSTFRERVYIALTKRQVAQNNVYKEVKEEMRRVRNGILYLNGDLSYSMLSKYIKEASKLSLSFTIVNDKETDTPLGLVLASKQEAVEREEVFIRDDRFSLE, encoded by the coding sequence GTGAACGAAGAAATTAAAAAAGTACTTGATGCTGGCATATATGGAACACCAGAATTAAAGCCAGCCGAAAAAGCCTTGTTCTTATCAACATTTAGAGAGCGAGTTTATATTGCCCTTACGAAAAGACAAGTTGCGCAAAATAATGTTTATAAAGAAGTGAAAGAAGAAATGAGAAGGGTTCGTAATGGAATTCTTTATTTAAATGGGGACTTATCCTATTCGATGCTTTCAAAATATATTAAGGAAGCAAGCAAGCTTTCTTTATCATTTACAATCGTGAATGACAAAGAAACAGACACACCGCTTGGTCTAGTTCTAGCCTCAAAACAGGAAGCGGTTGAGCGAGAAGAGGTTTTTATTCGTGATGATCGCTTTTCATTGGAGTAA
- a CDS encoding DUF4870 domain-containing protein, translating to MEKKDITPDQITRQWAMYVHLSALSGYLVPLGHIIAPIMIWSIKKEGNSFIDAQGKESLNFQISMTLYAVILAILTFVIIGLFLLPLLFIVHLTFIVIASVKANQGEFYRYPITIRFVS from the coding sequence ATGGAAAAGAAAGACATTACACCTGATCAAATCACACGTCAGTGGGCTATGTACGTTCATCTTTCTGCATTGTCTGGTTATTTAGTTCCCCTCGGACATATCATCGCTCCCATCATGATTTGGTCAATAAAGAAGGAAGGGAATTCATTCATCGATGCCCAGGGTAAAGAGTCTCTAAACTTTCAAATTAGCATGACGCTATATGCCGTTATCCTTGCTATTCTCACCTTTGTGATCATTGGATTATTTCTTCTCCCATTGCTTTTTATCGTTCACCTTACTTTCATCGTCATCGCCTCTGTGAAGGCGAATCAAGGTGAGTTTTACCGATATCCCATCACTATTCGGTTCGTATCTTGA